TTTTCTTagtaaatgtatttctaatggGGCCAATGATgtgaaatttactttaaatatctGTGCTAacccaaataataaaatcaaatgagtCCATAAATTTAATTATGTGTAATAAAGTGGACTAGAACAGAGTATCAtcactgaaacaaaatgtgGTGTATTTTACTATGAAACCAGTTCTAGTATAGAAACTCATCATGTTCCTCATCAGTGCAAATAATATCAGCAAGTTTAGCTCTAATATATGgccattaaaaatatttctcattattGACATGCTGCATAACTACCACAatgggtaaaaataaagaactttcttttaaaaaaatattgttagatTAAAACATAGTTAACCTTTAGctaatttactttttaagcttatcatgttataatgttattgcCTCATCAAAGACgtacctgaagtgttgctttgattctttcatgcattaaTTCCCCATGGAAACCATTTGGGAGCGCCTTAGCGCTTGTTTACACTCCATGCTCCCCTTTCCATGCAGTTCATCTTGGAGTTGCAGTCCCCAAGATGAGATTCCACCTCATAGAGCATCCATCCCCCATgccttccccactcagctccttcagactagcgccagcagcaattagcaaacacctggcggaactgcgcatctgctgagcttatcatacAAACTGCTTTTCAGTGCAAAGCTCCTAAGAACCTTGTTAAAGGCCAAAATACACAGCAAAGCCCCTTTAAAAATGGCTGGAGAAATCTACCAAAACATTCTTGACAAGAATCTGATGATCGTTCAAGGGTAGATTTTTCAGCAAGGTATggtcacaataaaataaagcaaactgaTGGAAAAAGATGAGTTCATAAAAGAGTACCCAAAAATCCTTTAGGATCTCTAGACAATAGTTGATGCAGAAACTGATGAAACTTCAACAATGCATGAACCTAGTTTCTCCAGAAGGACAGCGTCTTGAAGCTTCATTTAGCAACAAAGATTTTCTGTCGAGGCGTTATTAACTTCAGTAAGTGCTATAAGTACTCAATTCTTCTGCCTTTCCACTTTACAACACAATTTCATTTATGGATGTACTTTGTTCAAAATTCATGGATTACTTGGGTTGTTGAGAGAGATAGAAGTATTGACATGTTCAGTTCTCATTTTCTCTGCTGTAGATTGTCAGCTTTTAAACCTGGTAGTGTTTGAGTATCACTCTGATGGGAGTTAGGATTCCACGATGAGTAAGAAAGGCTTTAAAGTGGAACCTTTGCAGCAATTGTGCTgatgaaaaactacaaaatgagTTGACTATCTCTTTCCTTGCCCCTTGTCTTTGTCTCTCAGATTTAACAGTGCCTACCACACATTACAGGTAGGATTAACAGCAGACTTTTTCTTTCTAGGGTGGTTGTGATATGTGTTGCAATACAGTGACCAATGTCTACTTGATGTAAATTAGGTTGGTGGAAGACCTACAAGACAAATATAACTTGCATTTTCATGGCACCCAATTGTAAGTTACATTGCTACAAGAGGTATCAACTAGTCTAAATTCATAGCTCTTTCTTTTAAGTGATGTACACAGACCTTCTGAGTCTTCTGCCCTTTTCCATTCTTCGCTCAGGATAAAACTGCCGTTCAATGCTGATCACACCTAAACCTTTTACAAACCTAAAATGTAAGTGAATAAAGTATAGATATGTTCCAAATCAGCATCTATGTGCAATTTCATCCTGCTATTACTTGGCCCTTTTCAGTTTTCACCCAGGCCCTAACAATGTGTGAGGGCGCCAGTGGGCCCTTGTCACGTGTAGTTTTGTCTATCGAAGCTGCGGAAGGCTGATGGAGCTGCCAGCTTCCTTATAGACAGACTATCAGTTTTGGCTGTGTCAGGTCTCGCTCCGGACTTGCTCCTGAGGAAAGGGTATCTGTGCCCCGCAAGACCCCGTCCCCCAGGACCAGGTCCCCTATCTGCTCCCAAACCCGGTCCCCTCTCCATCCTCTCGCTCACTGACAGGCTCTTCCGATGCGGAGGAGCCAGAGTGAGTGAAGGATGGGAGTCATCTGAGGAGCAGCTGTTCGCTCGCTCCAGCCTGGAGAGGGTGGAGCAGAGAGGAGCTCCGCTGGGCCCGCCTAGGCCTGTAATGCGAGGAGTATCGGAGGCTGGAATCAGGTCCTCGAGGTCCTCGGGGTCGGACTCTGTGTGACTTAGCTCTGCCTCTCTCTCCGGGTGAGAGGAGATAATGTCTGACGGCTTATCAAAGGTGAATGAGGTGGATCCTCCTGGCGAGTGTGAGCATTCTGCAGGAGTGTATGGAGATGATACACAGCGGGTGTCAATGCAGTCAGTGATGCTGGTGTATTCTGCGGCCTTCACCTGGACTCCTGCCCCTAGCCCACCGTAACAGCCTCTCGGCGTGAACATGAGGCTGTGGGATTTGACCAGAGGAGGCTCATCAAGGAACGCCGTGCCTGCTGTGGAGAGGTAGCGACTGCTCTTGGAGCGTTCGAGCAGCCCTGCTGAGGGAGGTGGAGACGGCTCCGTATCCCAAGGAGGTAGGGTGGTGTCTGGTAAGAGGCTTGCTGAGCACAATGACAAATCCACAGCCGCACTGTCGTCATACATAGCTCCAGTCGTTCCACTGCTGCCTGCGCCGCCCTCCGAGTGCCTGTCGCCCAAGCCGCTAGTAGCCGTGCTGCTGAAGTCACGGCCTCCTGGCAGCACCGTCTCTATGATATCTGACTGCAGTGAGGAGTCTCTCTGGAGGGGTGGGACCACACGGAGAGGATCAAGAAAGACCTCGGCTGGCCCCACCTCCTCAGATGTTGAGACGTAGATATCAATACATGATGACGGACGATGCTGCTGGGAAACCGACAGCGTCGCCAGTGGGAGGGGCTTAGACTCCTTGGTGGCGGCAGCTGAAGACACAGATTGCGAGCTATTAGCTCTGTGGAGACTGAGCGAGCGCTCCTTAAAGAAGCTTTCAGCTCGCTCAGCCCCACTTGCACGTTCGATAGCACGTCCACCCCCAACATAAAAAGAGTGACTCCTTGCCCGAGCAGTGATGCCAGTAGGAGAGGGAGGGGACATGGAGCCCTCAGCTGCTCCCTCCAATGCCTCCTGAAGGCGGTAGGCATTCCCCTCTGTGCTGTTAAAGCTGCTTTGGCGGAGGATGTATGCAGACTCCGGGCACTCAGCTTGGCGGAGTATGTACGCTGAGTCTGTGCAGTCAGACGAGGTCCGGGAGCGCGCTTTGTTGACCTCCACACGCTCAACACCCGTCACGCGCTCCAGAGCCACAGCAATCCGCCCAATTAGGTCCTCCATCTGGGCCAGCCGAATATCCACAGTCTGCAGCGATGCTTTCATAAAGTGTTCCCTCTCATTGACCTCTTCCAAACGCATAGCCATGTTCTCCaccctgaggaagaggagaaaattTAACGACTGAGTGATGTGATAGGTATACAGTTCATTGAAATatcaaaactttaacaaacttTAATAAACAGCAGTTTAATATTTGTACTGGTTTGAACGATTTTGTATTTACTCCCGTTTCTCTTAATTGGGGAGGTTAATTTATTCTCTCTAACAACATCTAGTAATGTTTGGagctcatttatttaaaaaaaatcccagtttaATTACAGCTGCTCTGAGAAAGCTACACAGAGCTTGAATATGGCACAGCTGAAAACTGATCATAGCACGTTCAATTTGTTCAATTTGACAATTGAAACTGACAAGCTAGGAATGAAGAGTATTGATAATGATAATGGAGAGCATTGATAACGAAATAAGCCAAGAGGATGTCTCTGACAGTTATGGAGGAGTGAtaaaaagaaagccattgttagaattaaacatgtttaaaaaagttattgtggtgaaacaaaagaaaattacctttttaaatcaacatgtAAAGTGCAATGTTTGGCATTTCTGGTCAGAATTTATGGGAAAATGGATGGGGCTTAAAGACAGtgcaaagaaaatctgttgGAGGTTGCAATAGTCTTGAGACTGgggcagaggttcaccttccagcagaaaaATGACTCTAAATGTACAATCAGAGCTCTATTGGAATGGTTAAGTTCAAGCATATTAATGTGTTGCAAtagtctagtcaaagtccagacctaaatctacTTGAGGGCTTATAGTTATAAGTACATAATTTCTTTCCATGTAGGCTCTCTATTCTATACGACTGAAACAGTGCCTTTATGTAAACACTGTAGGGCAAAAAATCAGTCTCTAGATGTGGAAAGCAGGCACAGCCAAACCTCCAAATGACTTCCAGCTAAACTTGCagggaaatttaaaaatggattccactcttttcagatttttttaatagcttttgAAACCAGGCATGGTTTTTCTTCAACTTCAAATTAAAGAAGTTAATGTCTGATGGTCTGTCAGATAAAATCCAAAGTAAATACATGACATTTTGTGGCTTCAATGTAACACATTGTAAGAAAGTTCAACAGTAGCAAATATTTCTGCGACACACAGTAGATTATTTCTGTGTTCTTATCTGACCTTTCAGATGTGATTCTGATCCGTTCATCATTTGATGAGTGGAATCTGTCGTCTTTCTCTCTGAAGTACTCTTCTATGCATTGCTCCTCAAAGTCATGAACTTTCTTCAGCTCATCCTCAGTGATGAACAgctctgttaaataaaaacagacgacaaaaaaaggaacaatgTAAATTTTACACTAGTACCAAAACACCAACAGCCACTTATTATGTCTAGGTAATACTATAAATATAGTCGtataaatgatgaaaaaacaagttttaaacaaattacaaatttgaATGCTGAACACTCTGCTGTTTACACTCGGTTTAATGTTTATCGTCCACTCACTCAATCCATAGTCCCTCTCGTCGTCATCATGCTTGCGCCAGCGGCAGCATAGATGTTTTAGGACCATTGTTATGTGGCTGAAGATGATGAGAGGTGGAGGAAGGACCGGCCGCTCATGGAATGTCATGATTAGCTGGTAGCGCTGGAACTTCCACACCTGGTTTGAGATGGACTTTACCtcaaaaaatgtgttgctgtgaataatgaaacacaaatataaGTTTAGCCATGACTGACTTACAGATGTGACAATAAAGTGAATCCAGTCGTCAAAGATGTTGCATTTAATGTTGACCAGCACATAAACTAGCACTTTGACCATTTACAGTCTGGGCTTTTTTTAAGGATGGAATGCCTAATAAAcacacataaaatattttgattcaaGAATTGACATGTTTTTCCTTATCTATGAAttgatttaagattttaaaggCCAAAATATATACAGACCATAATTGCTAGAAGTCTTCAACACGTTTTAGACATTGTTCTTGGAACATATTTAAACTTTCCTCACCTCTACAGTGAGTTTTCCAGCACCACCCacaacatttcatgttttaatttgagGCTTTAGCAAGATTACTACAGAATCAAACATAGTTCTGCTGAAAACCcaattgtttttgattttagatTAAGTTAAAGATTTTTGAGCTCCTTCTTTCACAATTGCATTTAGTTTGTACAGTGCACCAGTACAATGGAGCAACTACCATAAAGTGTCCCTGGTTTAAAAAGACTCAAAATGACTTCTCCAATTATACTTTTTCTTATTGTAAGCAAACAGCTTATCTAAATACTTTTACATGGTACAGTAGTAAAAACCAATCAAAGGTTTACATACTTAAACACTGCTATGAGTAGGTTGACAAGCAGTATATTGGCCACCAGCAGGTAGCAAGCCATGATCGCAGGTACAATCCAAGCACCAGTCTTACATGGCGGCAGGGTCACCACCACCCCGTCCTCTGTGGTTATATTCTGGCCGCAGGGAGCTGCACAGTGCCACAAAATGAACAAACGCACACTTTGATACAaggcaagttaaaaaaaatatatatatatatatatgtagactTTCATTAATCCATCTTTACATGGATATCTTGGATgcatgtttgataaaaaaataaataaatacatgcagACGCATAaattaaaccagaaataaaaatgaaatcaaaagttAAGATgcatattaaagaaaataatgccCTAGCATATATTACACTCTAATGAGTGGAAACAGCAAAATTAAAGACAAGCAGGTCTAAAGTATCAAACAAAGTACATAAAGACATtctgcaaacaaacaagaagcATACTTTATTTTCATGCTTCTTTTATTGAGAAAGGAATTGGAAAGAGCAAATATCATAATGGCAAGGGCTCATGTAcggaaatggaaataaaaaaaaatccacagaacaACACATTTAGCATGTGTTGTTcccgtttttgttttcaatatatttaaacgtacgtttaaaatatattgtcaCATGTGAGAGCCATAACTTCATTCCACAATGGTTGATTGCTCTGAGATCTATCCGACATGTATTTAGGAaacaatgtatgtttttccATCCATGATGGTTCAGTTGCTGTGGCTGATCTAGGGAACATTCAGCATTTGTCCTTGGTTTGTTTGCCTTGGAGATTCAGTGTGGTCATGCTCGTCATTTCTCGGTGCTCAATTTCTTCACACAATGTAGCCCAAAGACAGAGAACTGaagtaatttctttctttctttttttaaagttttttttagtgtcAACAAATTTTGGACACAAAAACTCTGACAACTGAACCACGTGAAAAAACAGATTACAGATAATGAAGGGTGAATAATAACTATGTCCTGATATGGATGTGCGCTTCAttcaaatgtaatgtaatgtttttagtAAGGTTTTGAGATCAATCACACAAAATGTTGGGTTTAGTCGGTGAAATATTTCAGCAGTGGCGCTACTGCTCCATTGAGTAGTGAAATATTGTTGAAGTAATATGATTAGTGTGAAATGTGGTATAATCATGATCAGTTCtccaaattaaagaaatttagAAATAACCAACAAAATCAAGGAAAGAGGCATCAAGGAAATATCAAGTATTTGATGGTTTCTCTTGATGTGGCAGCTGACCAAAAGCAAAGATCTAAGACAggtaaaaatatctgaaacgTTCTGCTGCCCTCTGAGCGACCATTGCCAAAACTAGTGCGAGTAAAGTTGCTTACAGGGTATATCCTTAGGTCAAGCTACTAGCTCTTCTCTTTAAATTTTGGAATCAGAATCAGTTTTTTCTTGGACTGGTTGGTCAAAGTAGTAGTTTAGTAGCTGACCTGAGATACCGTCACAGTGGCAACTTTAGCCTTACAGCAAGAAAACACatgcatacttttttttctcaagtggCCTCTAGTGGTGGGACTTTGCATGACAATGGTGGTAACGCGAGGATGACGAAGGAAAGGTGGGATAGGTAAATGTGGTTAAACTGAGGTCTATATGTATAAATTTACTGGAATTTTGAGTGGTCAGGGCAATGTGGGATGGACCATTACTACGCCAGGTTCCGTGCGTTCGTAAGTAATTTTCGACCAGCCAGAGTTTTTCATTCAGCCTGTGCTGTACCTTCTTACTATGCATATCTGAAACAAAGAATGGAAACATTATTTCAGATCTCTTCTCTTTGGGCCACTCCTCACATTCTGTACACACCTTTATATAAAGTACTATACAGAACAGCACACAGACACTCTTCGGAAAACTTTCTGAAATACGCTTCCAAAATGCCTCTTAAGTCAGAATGTTAGAGTACAAAAGAATTCAGAGACAAAAAAAGTCCTGATAAACTGTGAAATCTTGTTATATGGTGAACAACTTGTCAAGAATTACTCCTACAATAATGATGGAATTTGTCCTATTTTCCGCTCCTTGcaaatactgtatatgtacttccctttaacttttcacattttataacattatagccacaaacttcagtattttttattgGCAAGTTATAGGTCAATCCATACGGGTACATGTGAAacgattaaatatttatattatattttattttaagtgcttgtttcataaaataaacCTGAATTAAATGGATTTACTACACAGAGAGCAAAATCTTTTGATGACAATGGCTTACAGACAAATCGAAGATGGAAATTGTTACTATTTCTATCTTCAGGTATGGACTGAAAAGTGTTTAAGACTCGagataacattttattacctaacTGCTTCAAATTCTTCACTCTTACATCTCTATGTTCATTAGACTTCATGATGCTGTTCTGATGTTCACCAACAAACCTCTGATACCTTCACAGGCAACTtacattaaattacacaaaagtaGACTTTAGCCTTCCTATACTGTATGAAAAATGTTGTGATCCATGaaacatttctctttcattattCAAGTTTGCGGCTTTGtcttgataaaatgtgaaaaagttcaagacgatggaaaatgtttgtaataCACTAGTTTCTcttatatgtatatgtatttaaaaGCACAATCTTTGAGTTACAGTATGTGTCAGATTTAGTCAAGGTTTATCTTCTTTGCTCGGGAAGTCAGGAATGATCTTTCTCcaaattcaaaatgaattttCTCCACTAGCTGACACCCAAAACTTACGGTCAATCTGGTCGGCAAACACCTCCCCATAAATCATCCAGTAGGGCATGAAGAAGATGTTTCTGGCCAACATCCAGGACGGGTCTTCGTTAGGATTGAGGATGGCCTGACGTGCCACCCCAAAACTCATGAGCACTACCAACATGATGATGACAAAATACATCATGTCGATCATctgacagagagagggagagaggaaggGGAATGATCAAGGAATGGCTGGATTTTCTACTTTTCCATGTTTAAATCATTAACAAATCTAATGCATTGAAAACACACAGATTTTGAGCTATTTTCATATTGGTAAAACAACATAAAggataaaaatgtcttaaaacaaatattatatcTTCATTGAATTCTTATCTTAAGAAGCACATCTTTCCatttgtgtgcatttatttaaaatcccaCAGTGAAAACTAATGTTTTGGGGAAAATTACAAGTGCAACACTTTCTTGGTACCCTGtcatcattttgtcattttacacaACTATTTTTGGTAGCATGAGACTTATTCCTGCAAACCTATTTCCTCTTAAGGGACAATGAGCTGAGGGAGATATAACTGACTATTTAAAGGAGTCCAGTGCCTTATGAAGACAAACAGGCCCACATACTCGTCaagttttgtaaaacattttttaaaacaaaaatataatactgtatttttagagaaaaagtttttttttttactttttgctctAAGTATAATTTCATCTCCTCACTTACTCTGACATGAAACCAGCTTATAAACCTGAAGGAACCCATTACAAAACGCCTTGACAGGATCATTTAATGCAAATCCAAATATCCTCTTCTACCTAACAGCTAATTATCATATCAAAGACTTTAAGTTCACCAGTACACAGCTGGCGTCAGAAGCAGTCGAGTGTCAGATAGGTACTGATTTAGATCTGTGTGCGTAAATCTGAGGCTCTGATCTTGAACTTGTTGAGATCAAACAAACAAGTTAAGAGTCTCGGGGGTTCTCTTTGAACTGGTTTAGAGATTATATACTTGCAATCATGACTAAACAGATGCCAAAGGAGAATTTATTATGAGGAGAAAATAATGATAAAGACAGGAGGCaaaggggctgcacagtggcgcaattggtagagctgttgccttgccgCAAGAAGGTtttgggttcgattcccggcccgcggtctttctgcatggagtttgcatgttcttcctgtgcatgcatgggttctctcagGGCACTcaggcttcctcccacagtccaaaaacatgactgtcaggttaattggtctctctaaattctccctaggtgtgagtgtgtgcctggttgtttgtcctgtctgtttctgtgttgccctgcgacagactggcgacctgtccagggtgtaccccgcctctcgcccagaacgttagctggtcATAGGCAACAGCAGCCCTCCCGACCcatctaagggacaagggtgtacagaaaatggatggatggacaggaGGCAAAGGAAGTAAACTCCACCACCGTCTCCTCTCACCATCTTGCCAATCATCATCACGTAGGGCCCCAGATACTTGTTGACTCCGAAGATGTCAAGCAGCCGGATGTACCAGTAGATGATGTTGACACAGTAGATGACCCGCCCGTAGCTCATGAGCGGTGGCTCCTGGAGGCGCAGGACCATACCGACGGAGAAGATGAGGATGGCCATGAGGTCAGTGATGTTCCAGTACTCTTGTAGCCACACCTTTACCTTCTGTAGCAACTTTCCCGGCTCTGACATCAGGATCTAGAAAACAGCACGGATATATGGTCACTTAGTACTGGTAATAAGTCGGATTCATAAACTCTGAAGCTGAGAAGCAgaatggtgaaaataaatgacctgaaaaagtgacagaaataGGAGAGTAGAAATGCATTCCATCATGATCACCATAAGAGGGCAGTATGGGCTCACCAATCAGAGAATTTGACATCTGAGGAAGCACATACAGTGTAGCTTAAAATGATGTGACACAATGATTTATACATTTCATAcacttactttaaaaaaagcacagagtGGGGCAGAACTTATTATATGGccacaatgtatttttttcgGTTTACTcgttttttgtgtcatttctggTTCTTGCTTTCATCTTCATCACCATCCTGCTCCCCTTTTGCTTTGCTTAGATGTGCTTTTTTTATCTCCCTTTTACTGATTTTCTTATGTGTTATAAACCATTTCATGAAATAGACATAACCCTTGAATCTCCTCTCTGCCACTGTTGAAGCTAATTAAAAGTGTAGGTGCTTTGTGAGTTGCACGTCGCTTATCCTGCACCCAGCATATATCTCAATGTATTGTATCACAATCATGATCTATTACCTCTCTCATCTTTTCAATGCCATTGGTGAAAATGTAAGCAATGACAATCCACTCTTGAGGAGAAGGCCACAGGTCCATCTTGACCAGGACAATGTAGTTAAACAACATCAGGTACCCCACATATGCCATCTGCATAAAAATAcacgaagaagaaaaataatgagtGGCGTCATATTTTGGTGACATGCCTGTTTTGGGGCTTTTCATAGATATAAGCACAATACATGAAATCAAAATACAACTGcattacatttattgaaaaagaTAAGAAGAAGGGGCAGCACTATTACTTTTAAAGGGGTAGTTCAGggttaaaaacaattaatatgcTACTTAAAATGAATAACTCCCTGATAAAGTGATCACGGAGGCAGATCTAATGGCTATTCTGAGGGAGCCaaaactagagatgcactgagAATCACCTGGTTACCAGAACTGTCcaattttaagattaaatggCTCCTTTTGATGATTGGCAGGTTGGaagataaaaatctgatcttttttcCAGTCGGGGAACAAACATACCATACATAAGTCATAACTGTTCATGCTGACAACAAGACTCCTCCGAGTGGAAGTTGTGACTTCCACTGTGCAAAAAAGACTAAGTAGGCAATTTCCAGGTTCACTGAGGTGTTAGAGGAACCCTAAAACAAGTAAAAGTCTTCTAGAAAGGAAACTATTTTTCTACAGTGATGTGTTGCCTGTTAATACAAATGGCTACAGTTTGGAAATAAAtgtcacagcaaaatgtttattaCAGAAAATGGTTGATCTGTTTTTATACTAAATTCTGTCTGTCATAGGACATGCTGGATTAGAAAATGCACATGTAAATGACTGATGTAGTGCTATGTATATTAATAGTGCTAATTGCTAATATTAATTAGCAATTAGCAAGACAGCTTGAAATGTGAACTCCCTTATACTGcattagctttaaaaataatagtaaaatcCTGTTTATTCTTTAGAGTCCTAATATAATTATCAATCTCAACAGAATggcattttaataattttgaataGTTACAATACATGATTAAGCAATTCAAGACATAACAGTAAGTCAGCTCATTTTCCTCTAAATGTAAAGTTGGGCTAATACAAAGGTATTGTTACTGTAGCAATGTGAATTTAATAAATTCAGGTCTGTTGTTGGCAATAAAGACTTCTTAAATTGGTTTATaagataaaaagttaaatatactGAAAAGCTATCATTGACTTTTAGCTGTCAAGGTGACACTTCTCTGAAATAATGAC
The genomic region above belongs to Xiphophorus maculatus strain JP 163 A chromosome 12, X_maculatus-5.0-male, whole genome shotgun sequence and contains:
- the LOC102220179 gene encoding transient receptor potential cation channel subfamily M member 3-like isoform X14; translated protein: MNQLDAPRPLNWTIRKLCHAAFLPSVRLLKAQKSWIERAFSKRECVHIIVSAKDPHRCCCGRLIGQHVGLPPGISSSQNDKAERLAKNDSLSEKWSISKHTQLSPTDAFGTIEFQGGGHSNKAMYVRVSYDTKPDLLLHLMTKEWQLELPKLLISVHGGLQNFELQPKLKQVFGKGLIKAAMTTGAWIFTGGVNTGVIRHVGDALKDHASKSRGKICTIGIAPWGIVENQEDLVGKDVVRPYQTMSNPMSKLTVLNSLHSHFILADNGTTGKYGAEVKLRRQLEKHISLQKINTRIGQGVPVVALIVEGGPNVISIVLEYLRDTPPVPVVVCDGSGRASDILAFGHKYSEEGGIINESLRDQLLVTIQKTFTYSRTQAQHLFIILMECMKKKELITVFRMGSEGHQDIDLAILTALLKGANASAPDQLSLALAWNRVDIARSQIFIYGQQWPVGSLEQAMLDALVLDRVDFVKLLIENGVSMHRFLTLSRLEELYNTRHGPSNTLYHLVRDVKKREYPGFSWIYFKGNLPPDYRISLIDIGLVIEYLMGGAYRCNYTRKRFRTLYHNLFGPKRPKALKLLGMEDDMPIRRGRQKTTRKREEEVDIDLDDPEINHFPFPFHELMVWAVLMKRQKMALFFWQHGEEAMAKALVACKLCKAMAHEASENDMVDDISQELNHNSREFGQLAVELLDQSYKQDEQMAMKLLTYELKNWSNATCLQLAVAAKHRDFIAHTCSQMLLTDMWMGRLRMRKNSGLKVILGLLLPPSILSLEFKNKDEMSYMPQDQDTYLQEKEEEEPEKPVKEKEEEDMEFTAMLGKVATETSRKKDVEEVQSRHRLIPMGRKIYEFYNAPIVKFWFHTMAYVGYLMLFNYIVLVKMDLWPSPQEWIVIAYIFTNGIEKMREILMSEPGKLLQKVKVWLQEYWNITDLMAILIFSVGMVLRLQEPPLMSYGRVIYCVNIIYWYIRLLDIFGVNKYLGPYVMMIGKMMIDMMYFVIIMLVVLMSFGVARQAILNPNEDPSWMLARNIFFMPYWMIYGEVFADQIDPPCGQNITTEDGVVVTLPPCKTGAWIVPAIMACYLLVANILLVNLLIAVFNNTFFEVKSISNQVWKFQRYQLIMTFHERPVLPPPLIIFSHITMVLKHLCCRWRKHDDDERDYGLKLFITEDELKKVHDFEEQCIEEYFREKDDRFHSSNDERIRITSERVENMAMRLEEVNEREHFMKASLQTVDIRLAQMEDLIGRIAVALERVTGVERVEVNKARSRTSSDCTDSAYILRQAECPESAYILRQSSFNSTEGNAYRLQEALEGAAEGSMSPPSPTGITARARSHSFYVGGGRAIERASGAERAESFFKERSLSLHRANSSQSVSSAAATKESKPLPLATLSVSQQHRPSSCIDIYVSTSEEVGPAEVFLDPLRVVPPLQRDSSLQSDIIETVLPGGRDFSSTATSGLGDRHSEGGAGSSGTTGAMYDDSAAVDLSLCSASLLPDTTLPPWDTEPSPPPSAGLLERSKSSRYLSTAGTAFLDEPPLVKSHSLMFTPRGCYGGLGAGVQVKAAEYTSITDCIDTRCVSSPYTPAECSHSPGGSTSFTFDKPSDIISSHPEREAELSHTESDPEDLEDLIPASDTPRITGLGGPSGAPLCSTLSRLERANSCSSDDSHPSLTLAPPHRKSLSVSERMERGPGLGADRGPGPGGRGLAGHRYPFLRSKSGARPDTAKTDSLSIRKLAAPSAFRSFDRQNYT
- the LOC102220179 gene encoding transient receptor potential cation channel subfamily M member 3-like isoform X6 yields the protein MNQLDAPRPLNWTIRKLCHAAFLPSVRLLKAQKSWIERAFSKRECVHIIVSAKDPHRCCCGRLIGQHVGLPPGISSSQNDKAERLAKNDSLSEKWSISKHTQLSPTDAFGTIEFQGGGHSNKAMYVRVSYDTKPDLLLHLMTKEWQLELPKLLISVHGGLQNFELQPKLKQVFGKGLIKAAMTTGAWIFTGGVNTGVIRHVGDALKDHASKSRGKICTIGIAPWGIVENQEDLVGKDVVRPYQTMSNPMSKLTVLNSLHSHFILADNGTTGKYGAEVKLRRQLEKHISLQKINTRIGQGVPVVALIVEGGPNVISIVLEYLRDTPPVPVVVCDGSGRASDILAFGHKYSEEGGIINESLRDQLLVTIQKTFTYSRTQAQHLFIILMECMKKKELITVFRMGSEGHQDIDLAILTALLKGANASAPDQLSLALAWNRVDIARSQIFIYGQQWPVGSLEQAMLDALVLDRVDFVKLLIENGVSMHRFLTLSRLEELYNTRHGPSNTLYHLVRDVKKREYPGFSWIYFKGNLPPDYRISLIDIGLVIEYLMGGAYRCNYTRKRFRTLYHNLFGPKRPKALKLLGMEDDMPIRRGRQKTTRKREEEVDIDLDDPEINHFPFPFHELMVWAVLMKRQKMALFFWQHGEEAMAKALVACKLCKAMAHEASENDMVDDISQELNHNSREFGQLAVELLDQSYKQDEQMAMKLLTYELKNWSNATCLQLAVAAKHRDFIAHTCSQMLLTDMWMGRLRMRKNSGLKVILGLLLPPSILSLEFKNKDEMSYMPQDQDTYLQEKEEEEPEKPVKEKEEEDMEFTVRSYCETQYNSVAMLGKVATETSRKKDVEEVQSRHRLIPMGRKIYEFYNAPIVKFWFHTMAYVGYLMLFNYIVLVKMDLWPSPQEWIVIAYIFTNGIEKMREILMSEPGKLLQKVKVWLQEYWNITDLMAILIFSVGMVLRLQEPPLMSYGRVIYCVNIIYWYIRLLDIFGVNKYLGPYVMMIGKMMIDMMYFVIIMLVVLMSFGVARQAILNPNEDPSWMLARNIFFMPYWMIYGEVFADQIDHMHSKKVQHRLNEKLWLVENYLRTHGTWRSNGPSHIALTTQNSTPCGQNITTEDGVVVTLPPCKTGAWIVPAIMACYLLVANILLVNLLIAVFNNTFFEVKSISNQVWKFQRYQLIMTFHERPVLPPPLIIFSHITMVLKHLCCRWRKHDDDERDYGLKLFITEDELKKVHDFEEQCIEEYFREKDDRFHSSNDERIRITSERVENMAMRLEEVNEREHFMKASLQTVDIRLAQMEDLIGRIAVALERVTGVERVEVNKARSRTSSDCTDSAYILRQAECPESAYILRQSSFNSTEGNAYRLQEALEGAAEGSMSPPSPTGITARARSHSFYVGGGRAIERASGAERAESFFKERSLSLHRANSSQSVSSAAATKESKPLPLATLSVSQQHRPSSCIDIYVSTSEEVGPAEVFLDPLRVVPPLQRDSSLQSDIIETVLPGGRDFSSTATSGLGDRHSEGGAGSSGTTGAMYDDSAAVDLSLCSASLLPDTTLPPWDTEPSPPPSAGLLERSKSSRYLSTAGTAFLDEPPLVKSHSLMFTPRGCYGGLGAGVQVKAAEYTSITDCIDTRCVSSPYTPAECSHSPGGSTSFTFDKPSDIISSHPEREAELSHTESDPEDLEDLIPASDTPRITGLGGPSGAPLCSTLSRLERANSCSSDDSHPSLTLAPPHRKSLSVSERMERGPGLGADRGPGPGGRGLAGHRYPFLRSKSGARPDTAKTDSLSIRKLAAPSAFRSFDRQNYT